The genomic region GGATCAGTGTCGGTATCTGAGAGTCtggttgccatgacaacatTGTGTCTGGTCTACCTGATTCTCAAGTTTTTCCACACCAAGATTCCTGAGGGACTTCAGCGGCTGCCTGGACCAAAGCCCCTGCCTATCATTGGGAATGTGCTGGAGGTGGGTAGAAATCCTTACCTGAGCCTCACTGCCATGAGCAAGCACTATGGCAATGTCTTCCAGATCCAGATTGGCATGCGCCCTGTAGTCGTGCTGAGTGGAAGTGAAACAGTTCGGCAGGCTCTCATCAAGCAAGGGGAAGATTTTTCTGGCAGACCTGACCTGTACAGCTTCAGGTTCATCAACGAAGGCAAGAGTCTGGCCTTCAGCACAGACCAGGCCGGCGTCTGGCGTGCCCGTAGGAAGCTGGCCTACAATGCCCTGCGTTCCTTCTCTACCCTGGAAGGCACGACCCCAGAGTACTCCTGCATGCTGGAGGAACACATCTGCAAAGAGGGAGAGTATCTGGTCAAACAACTTGACACCGTCATGAAGGCTGACGGCAGCTTCGACCCCTTCCGCCACATTGTCGTCTCTGTCGCTAATGTGATCTGTGGAATGTGCTTTGGCCGACGCTACAACCATGATGACCAGGAGTTGTTGAGCTTGGTGAACCTCAGTGATGAGTTTGGCCAGGTGGTGGGGAGCGGTAATCCTGCAGACTTCATACCTGCTCTTCAGTACCTGCCCAGCACTACAATGAAGAAGTTTCTGAACATCAATGCCCGCTTCAACAACTTTGTGCAAAAGATTGTCAGCGAGCACTACACCACCTTTAACAAGGTACACCATCCACTAAatccatttttcttttaatgaaaaTGACACATTGTTTTCCCTTTTAATCACTGCGTATAAAGGATTTATTGAGATTGTCCAATCTTCTTTCAGGACAACATTCGTGACATCACCGACTCCCTCATTGAtcactgtgaggacagaaaGCTGGATGAGAACTCCAATGTCCAGAtgtcagatgagaagattgtAGGAATCGTCAATGACCTGTTTGGAGCTGGTAGGTTGAATTTCTCTGCAAATTAAATGATCTGATGTGTGAAGTAACCTCCATAATTTACTTAACTAACTTAACCGAACTTCCCGTTTAGGTTTTGACACCATCTCCACTGCCCTGTCTTGGTCAGTAATGTACTTGGTGGCATACCCAGAGATACAGGAAAGGCTTCATCAAGAACTGAGTAAGTACAGCTATTTTACACAAAATACTTCCTTGATTATTCCATTTTTTAAGTtccattttttggggggtataTTCTAAAAACAGACCAAAAAGATAACCACGCTAGAACTCAGCATTTCAAATGTTAGCCACATCCAACAATACCTTTCCCTATGAGTTGCCCAGATTTTTCTACACTCCATGTTCTTCTGTCCTCTGGCCTTTTGCAGCACAAGCTGGTCCTAGTCCAGCGCAACCACCCTGAAGCCCCTCTAATCCGTCTATAAGaaatctctgaaaaaaaaaacccatcaacaCCACCACCATTGCATTATTCTTACCAAATTTAACCTGTTGAACCttgaatatttcatattttcctGATGAACAGTTAGTTTATAAAATCACCCACAGCTTGGCCCCACCCTCATCCTCATGTGTCATCCCCTTAAGATAATGAACCCCCCTTCTGTCCAAGATCAAAACTGAGGCTAAAGGGGAATCAGGAATGCAATCATTCATTGTAATTTTATGAACTGCtattaaaacaaccacaactaACCATGTACCTAGTGAACAGTGTTTGATAATGCTTGTGTATGATGTATATGATTGCGCCAATTAgtggtaaaacaaaaaataatgcagGAACCCACATTTTGTGGCTCTCGTAGTTAAATGCTTCATTGtgatttttattgtaaaaatgtggGACATGACTATAACAGTCAACCTCATTCCTCACCCTTGAACTAATAgtcaatgactttttttccagagGACAATGTGGGTCTCGATCGTACTCCTCTTCTCTCTGATAAACCCCACTTACCCTTTCTGGAGGCCTTCATCCTGGAGCTCTTCCGCCATTCGTCATTCCTTCCCTTCACTATCCCTCACTGGTAAGGTTAATCTCTTTTAGATACACAAAAGTACCACACATGCCTGTGAAAATTAGATGTTAATGACATGCCGTATTCTCACAGAACCAACATAGAACAAAAACATAGCTATCACCAAGAATATGTCTGAGCCTGTCAATACATGATGGACTAACAATTTGTTCTTCTTTTCAGCACAACAAAAGACACATCTCTGAATGGCTACTTCATTCCCAAAGACACCTGCGTCTTCATCAATCAGTGGCAGATCAACCATGATCCGTAAGTTCTTTTTCTCAGTTTAAGATGACCAACAATTGATCATAGCCTTGCATTTTTATTGACATGGTTATTCATGCATCTTATCTTATTGCTTCGCTCTCTGCACTTTTCAGTGAGCTGTGGAAAGATCCATCTGCTTTCAACCCAGACCGCTTCCTGAGCGCTGATGGCAGTGAAGTCAACAAGCTGGATGGGGAGAAGGTGATGGTTTTTGGCATGGGAAAGCGGCGCTGC from Epinephelus moara isolate mb chromosome 1, YSFRI_EMoa_1.0, whole genome shotgun sequence harbors:
- the LOC126389803 gene encoding cytochrome P450 1A1; this encodes MALMILPFIGSVSVSESLVAMTTLCLVYLILKFFHTKIPEGLQRLPGPKPLPIIGNVLEVGRNPYLSLTAMSKHYGNVFQIQIGMRPVVVLSGSETVRQALIKQGEDFSGRPDLYSFRFINEGKSLAFSTDQAGVWRARRKLAYNALRSFSTLEGTTPEYSCMLEEHICKEGEYLVKQLDTVMKADGSFDPFRHIVVSVANVICGMCFGRRYNHDDQELLSLVNLSDEFGQVVGSGNPADFIPALQYLPSTTMKKFLNINARFNNFVQKIVSEHYTTFNKDNIRDITDSLIDHCEDRKLDENSNVQMSDEKIVGIVNDLFGAGFDTISTALSWSVMYLVAYPEIQERLHQELKDNVGLDRTPLLSDKPHLPFLEAFILELFRHSSFLPFTIPHCTTKDTSLNGYFIPKDTCVFINQWQINHDPELWKDPSAFNPDRFLSADGSEVNKLDGEKVMVFGMGKRRCIGEVIARNEVYLFLAIIIQKLHFHTMPGEPLDMTPEYGLTMKHKRCHLRATMRARNEQ